A window of the Butyricimonas virosa genome harbors these coding sequences:
- a CDS encoding DUF2795 domain-containing protein: MYWTLELASKLEDAPWPASKDELIDYAIRSGAPMEVIENLQDIEDDEEIFESIEDIWPDYPSKDDFFFNEDEY; the protein is encoded by the coding sequence ATGTATTGGACACTAGAACTTGCCTCAAAATTGGAAGATGCGCCTTGGCCAGCATCAAAAGATGAGTTGATAGACTACGCCATTCGTTCCGGGGCACCTATGGAAGTGATCGAAAATCTTCAGGATATCGAGGATGATGAGGAAATATTTGAAAGTATTGAAGATATTTGGCCAGACTATCCGAGTAAAGATGACTTTTTCTTCAACGAGGACGAGTATTAA
- a CDS encoding FecR family protein, with product MNVDNEKIKSIIVKSVLGTLTEEENFVLEGWLQENDRNKVLYQKLSSAVELKYKYEQYEGVDVAEAFRRNQRRLRQDVPNRMMKKLLPYAATVLLLFSGAFCFLMNRSGEVREEVPVALSAGGKYAELILANGQKVDLHEGMEIKLRERNSNIQVKGNVVYYHKKKDSVMVEEYNMIRTPLGGEFSLTLADGTKVWLNAMSELRYPVAFGGDTREVELKGEAYFEVKKNEAKPFIVKTDEFNVRVLGTSFNISAYSDFPLAHTTLCSGHVRLSDRMNPGKEVDILPGEQLLFHRDSREMNVQEVDVDVFVSWRDGSFQFDNNTVEEVFTILQRWYNIQVFYANVEVRQELFTGKLPRFDNLQIIIDLIERVSDLKIEVRGKMIYIDK from the coding sequence ATGAATGTGGATAACGAGAAAATCAAGAGTATAATTGTAAAGTCAGTTTTGGGAACTTTGACGGAAGAGGAGAACTTTGTATTGGAGGGATGGCTTCAGGAAAATGACCGGAACAAAGTTCTCTATCAAAAGTTATCTTCTGCTGTCGAATTGAAATATAAATACGAGCAATACGAGGGGGTGGACGTGGCGGAGGCTTTCCGGAGAAATCAACGTCGTTTGCGTCAAGATGTTCCGAACAGGATGATGAAAAAGCTTCTGCCATATGCGGCAACCGTGTTACTTTTGTTCAGTGGAGCTTTTTGTTTTTTAATGAATCGTTCAGGGGAAGTTCGGGAGGAGGTTCCGGTTGCCCTGTCAGCGGGTGGAAAATATGCGGAATTGATTTTGGCAAACGGGCAGAAGGTGGATTTGCATGAAGGGATGGAGATTAAACTTCGGGAAAGGAATTCCAATATTCAAGTAAAAGGGAATGTGGTTTATTACCACAAGAAAAAAGATAGCGTGATGGTTGAGGAATACAATATGATTCGTACCCCGTTAGGGGGAGAGTTTTCCCTAACGCTGGCGGACGGTACGAAAGTTTGGTTGAATGCGATGTCTGAATTACGTTATCCGGTGGCATTCGGGGGAGATACTCGGGAAGTCGAGTTGAAAGGGGAAGCTTATTTTGAAGTGAAGAAGAATGAAGCTAAACCGTTTATCGTGAAGACGGATGAGTTCAACGTTAGGGTGCTGGGAACCTCTTTTAATATTTCAGCTTATTCTGATTTCCCGTTGGCTCATACCACACTTTGTAGCGGACACGTGCGGTTAAGTGACCGGATGAACCCGGGAAAAGAGGTAGATATTTTGCCGGGAGAACAGTTGTTATTCCATAGGGATAGCCGGGAGATGAATGTTCAGGAGGTCGATGTGGACGTGTTTGTTTCTTGGCGGGATGGATCTTTTCAGTTTGATAATAATACCGTGGAGGAAGTTTTCACGATCCTGCAAAGATGGTATAATATTCAGGTTTTTTATGCTAATGTGGAGGTCCGGCAGGAGCTTTTCACCGGTAAATTGCCTCGTTTTGACAATCTTCAAATTATCATTGATTTGATTGAACGGGTTTCCGATTTGAAAATTGAGGTAAGGGGAAAAATGATTTATATAGATAAATAA
- a CDS encoding DUF4831 family protein, whose translation MKKLFFIIGLVGLISLSVAGQKKRELTTQVSVDYTLPKISYDVVVTMECCRLIPGPFRQYAEQQLGVSPEITSEGEEWAIKNIKFIPRALPDPKASYTVNAVGEYNSILLNVTPEGFLAGVGSGNTNRTDEEEIVYEEKEKSVGTGINYVYFGIRSTQKEVLDSNFTEMEVEGEIRRVWDPIERHVLKENKDYVDEITSEIFNIRKKRLELLAGGSATAEALKALDELEANYMSLFMGKREKREVVKTISFVPEKADESIVLFRFSANDGITAKNNVSAIPYIVELKNIYIPKRDAQQGGNSRPVPSLSYREPAVADLCLLRGKENVMTVRCVIPQLGFIKQFPLDVINNEGISIDFYPQYGSIKGIMKK comes from the coding sequence ATGAAAAAGTTATTTTTTATAATCGGGTTAGTGGGATTAATATCCCTGTCTGTTGCGGGACAGAAAAAGAGAGAGTTGACCACGCAGGTGTCAGTTGATTATACTTTACCAAAGATCAGTTATGACGTGGTTGTCACGATGGAATGTTGTCGTTTGATTCCGGGACCTTTCCGGCAATATGCCGAACAACAGTTAGGCGTCTCTCCTGAGATCACGAGTGAAGGCGAAGAGTGGGCGATCAAAAACATCAAATTTATTCCGAGGGCCTTGCCTGATCCGAAGGCTTCTTATACCGTGAATGCTGTTGGGGAATATAACTCTATTTTATTAAATGTGACTCCTGAAGGTTTTTTAGCCGGAGTGGGAAGTGGTAACACGAACCGGACTGATGAGGAGGAGATTGTTTACGAGGAAAAGGAGAAAAGCGTTGGTACAGGTATCAATTACGTGTATTTTGGTATTCGCTCCACCCAAAAAGAAGTACTTGATTCCAATTTCACGGAGATGGAAGTAGAGGGCGAGATTCGTCGGGTATGGGACCCGATAGAACGTCATGTGTTAAAAGAAAATAAAGATTACGTGGACGAGATCACGTCAGAGATATTCAATATTCGTAAAAAGAGACTGGAATTACTAGCCGGAGGTTCGGCCACGGCTGAGGCTTTAAAAGCTCTAGATGAGCTTGAAGCGAATTACATGAGTTTGTTCATGGGAAAAAGGGAAAAACGTGAAGTGGTTAAAACCATCTCTTTTGTTCCGGAAAAAGCTGACGAGTCAATTGTTTTATTCCGTTTTTCCGCGAATGATGGGATTACGGCAAAAAATAATGTATCTGCTATTCCTTATATCGTTGAGTTGAAAAATATTTACATTCCGAAGAGGGATGCCCAACAAGGTGGGAATTCCCGTCCGGTTCCGTCACTCTCTTATCGAGAACCGGCTGTTGCTGATTTGTGCTTGTTGAGAGGGAAAGAGAACGTGATGACTGTTCGTTGTGTCATACCACAACTCGGATTCATCAAGCAATTCCCTTTGGATGTCATCAATAATGAAGGCATTTCTATTGATTTCTACCCGCAATATGGTTCGATAAAAGGTATAATGAAAAAATAG
- a CDS encoding DUF3078 domain-containing protein, with product MKRFFVIALFVLGLGQLYAQPVRDTAWTKVGYFGLKLTQVSLSSWSAGGESALAFDSQITYSADFKRDRQLWQNRLELGYGLTKNDGKSARKTNDKIYFASTYGYQIYKTLYWSALLNFNTQFAKGYDYNIEDSDFIPKFMAPGYLMIGTGVTWSPNKIFTATFTPASWRGTIVADSRLSDEGAFGVDKGKHLLSEFGANLKAEVNYEFLPNMKVYSRLELYSNYLKDPQNIDIRWEVQLNMAINKWFSTTLSTNLLYDNDVKIAQEDGTAGPRVQFKEVLGVGLQINF from the coding sequence ATGAAAAGATTCTTTGTTATTGCCCTATTTGTATTGGGTTTGGGACAATTGTATGCGCAGCCGGTAAGAGATACGGCGTGGACAAAAGTCGGTTACTTCGGGTTAAAATTAACACAAGTAAGTTTGAGTAGTTGGTCTGCCGGAGGTGAGTCTGCTTTGGCATTTGATAGCCAGATAACATATAGTGCCGATTTTAAGCGAGATCGTCAGTTGTGGCAAAATCGTTTGGAACTGGGATACGGTTTGACGAAAAATGATGGTAAGAGCGCCCGGAAAACAAACGATAAGATATATTTTGCTTCCACTTATGGGTATCAGATTTATAAAACACTTTACTGGAGTGCTTTATTGAACTTTAATACGCAGTTTGCGAAAGGATACGATTATAATATTGAGGATTCTGATTTTATTCCAAAGTTCATGGCTCCGGGATACTTGATGATTGGTACCGGTGTTACTTGGAGTCCGAATAAGATATTTACGGCCACTTTTACCCCGGCTTCTTGGAGGGGAACTATTGTAGCTGATAGCCGTTTGTCGGATGAAGGAGCTTTTGGTGTGGATAAGGGAAAACATTTGTTATCTGAGTTTGGTGCAAACTTGAAGGCAGAAGTGAATTATGAGTTTTTGCCTAATATGAAGGTTTATTCTCGTTTGGAATTGTATTCTAATTATTTGAAAGATCCTCAGAACATTGATATTCGCTGGGAGGTTCAATTAAATATGGCCATTAATAAATGGTTTTCGACGACTTTATCAACAAACTTGTTATATGATAATGATGTAAAGATCGCCCAAGAAGACGGAACGGCAGGGCCGAGAGTGCAGTTTAAGGAAGTGTTGGGGGTAGGACTTCAGATCAATTTTTAA
- the pepT gene encoding peptidase T translates to MLPVVERFIRYAKIHTESDRETGLVPSTPGQLQFAYLLCEEMQKMGMQDVAVDDYGYVMGFVPSNADRECPSIGFIAHMDTSPDMTGKHVKPQIIENYRGNDVLLNKEKGFTLSPDDFPELMNYVGTDLIVTDGNTLLGADDKAGIAEILTAMEFLVQHPEIKHGRIAVCFTPDEEIGEGVDHFDLKKFGAKFAYTLDGGEIGELEYENFNAALARLTFKGRNFHPGYAKNKMVNSIKVANEFMASLPKKDAPEYTSGYEGFFHIYSIKGTVEETLLEILIRDFDKERFEWRKDVIENGVREYSKKYDLPVLLEMKDQYANMKERLEPVRYIVEIAKQAMSELGIKPLIAPIRGGTNGARLSFMGLPTPNLSNGAHNGHGRYEYIPVSSMEKIVNVIVKISELCAKI, encoded by the coding sequence CACGGAATCGGATCGGGAGACAGGTTTAGTTCCGAGTACTCCGGGACAGTTGCAGTTTGCCTATCTTCTTTGCGAGGAAATGCAGAAAATGGGAATGCAGGATGTAGCCGTGGATGATTACGGATATGTCATGGGTTTTGTACCTTCTAATGCTGACAGAGAGTGTCCTTCGATAGGGTTTATTGCTCATATGGATACCAGTCCGGACATGACGGGTAAACACGTGAAACCTCAGATTATCGAGAATTACAGGGGAAATGACGTGTTGTTGAACAAGGAAAAGGGATTCACTTTGTCACCGGATGATTTTCCGGAACTGATGAATTATGTCGGTACGGATTTGATCGTTACGGATGGTAACACGCTTTTAGGAGCAGATGACAAAGCGGGGATTGCTGAAATCCTGACGGCAATGGAGTTTCTGGTTCAACATCCGGAAATCAAGCATGGACGTATTGCTGTTTGTTTTACGCCGGATGAAGAAATCGGGGAAGGTGTTGATCATTTTGATTTGAAAAAATTCGGGGCTAAATTTGCCTACACTTTGGATGGGGGAGAAATCGGTGAGTTAGAGTATGAAAATTTTAATGCGGCTTTAGCTCGTTTGACGTTTAAAGGGCGTAATTTCCATCCGGGATATGCCAAAAATAAAATGGTCAATTCAATCAAGGTGGCTAATGAATTCATGGCTAGCCTTCCTAAAAAGGATGCTCCGGAATACACTTCCGGTTACGAAGGATTCTTCCATATCTATTCTATCAAGGGGACTGTAGAAGAGACCTTGCTAGAAATATTGATTCGTGATTTTGACAAGGAACGTTTTGAATGGAGAAAGGATGTCATTGAAAATGGAGTTCGTGAATATTCAAAGAAGTATGATTTACCAGTACTTTTGGAAATGAAGGATCAGTATGCGAATATGAAAGAACGTTTGGAACCGGTAAGATATATCGTGGAAATAGCAAAACAGGCCATGTCAGAACTGGGGATTAAACCTTTGATTGCTCCTATTCGAGGAGGTACTAATGGGGCAAGATTGTCATTTATGGGATTGCCTACACCGAATTTGTCCAATGGGGCACATAACGGGCATGGACGTTACGAGTATATACCCGTGTCCTCTATGGAAAAAATCGTAAATGTGATTGTGAAAATATCCGAACTATGTGCTAAAATATAA
- a CDS encoding RNA polymerase sigma factor has translation MKILVRQVSNGDREAYATLFHEFYTPLLLYSIKFTKNRDASEDIVQDFFCRLWEDRKRLINDKSFHAYIYSSVRNRSLNYLRDTHSVSIEGFEKQSDEDFLREMMEEEVYRELYAAIQKLPERCRQIFLLKLDGEENQKIADMLQISEETVRSQLRRGKELLQNNVISFYILGLICYWCDF, from the coding sequence ATGAAAATATTAGTGAGGCAGGTGTCGAATGGAGACAGGGAGGCGTATGCGACTTTATTTCATGAATTTTACACCCCTCTATTACTTTATTCCATAAAATTCACGAAGAATAGGGATGCCTCGGAAGATATTGTACAGGATTTTTTCTGTCGTTTGTGGGAGGACCGTAAAAGGTTGATAAATGACAAATCCTTTCATGCTTATATTTATAGTTCTGTGCGCAATCGTTCGTTAAATTATTTAAGGGATACCCATTCTGTTTCTATCGAGGGTTTTGAAAAACAGTCTGACGAGGATTTTTTGCGGGAAATGATGGAAGAAGAGGTGTATAGAGAGTTGTATGCTGCCATCCAAAAACTGCCTGAACGTTGTCGCCAGATTTTTTTGTTGAAACTGGACGGGGAAGAAAATCAAAAAATTGCTGATATGCTTCAAATATCGGAAGAAACCGTCAGGAGCCAGTTGAGAAGGGGCAAAGAGTTACTACAAAATAATGTTATCAGCTTCTATATTTTGGGATTAATATGTTATTGGTGTGATTTTTGA
- a CDS encoding peptide MFS transporter, producing MFKNHPKGLLTAALSNMGERFGYYIMNAVLVLFLCSKFGLSEAASGTIYSFFYAGIYILSLVGGLIADRTQNYKGTIKTGLVVMAIGYIILSVPILATSQNTTWLLTLTCVALFLIAFGNGLFKGNLQAIVGQMYDNFEAEAAKQGPEALKIAKDKRDSGFQIFYVFINVGGLIAPFIAPVLRQWWLGVNGLSYNAQLPALCHEYVNNAANMAPEALANLQQLMTAAGGAITDMTASCLQYLQIFNEGIHYSFIASVAAMLISLVIFFVSQKTFPNPAKKAAAQSVTYTAEEKAAMAKEIKQRMYALFAVLGIVIFFWFSFHQNGMSLSFFARDFVDSSAVAPEVWQAINPFFVIVLTPMIMAIFGFLARRGREISTPRKIAIGMFIAGLAFLFLAVFSMMKGYPSADTFKGLPIAEQMAAKAHWWVLIVTYFFLTVAELFISPLGLSFVSKVAPKSMLGLCQGLWLAATALGNLLLWIGPLMYNAWPIWQCWSVFLIVCLVSMGVMLGMVKWLERVTK from the coding sequence ATGTTCAAAAATCATCCTAAAGGGTTGCTTACTGCGGCTCTAAGTAATATGGGAGAACGTTTCGGCTATTACATCATGAATGCCGTGTTAGTGTTATTCCTATGTTCTAAATTTGGTTTGAGCGAAGCCGCCAGTGGTACCATTTATTCCTTCTTTTATGCTGGTATTTACATTTTAAGCCTTGTCGGAGGTCTTATTGCAGACCGCACGCAAAACTACAAAGGAACCATTAAGACTGGTCTTGTAGTTATGGCAATAGGATACATTATCCTATCTGTTCCAATCCTTGCGACATCGCAAAATACAACTTGGTTATTGACTCTTACTTGTGTTGCCTTGTTTCTTATTGCATTTGGTAACGGTTTGTTCAAAGGTAACTTACAGGCCATCGTGGGTCAAATGTATGATAATTTTGAAGCAGAGGCAGCAAAACAGGGGCCAGAGGCTCTCAAAATCGCAAAAGACAAGAGAGATTCAGGTTTCCAGATTTTCTACGTATTCATCAACGTGGGCGGTCTAATTGCTCCGTTCATTGCTCCGGTTTTACGCCAATGGTGGTTGGGTGTAAACGGATTATCTTACAACGCACAACTTCCAGCCCTTTGTCACGAGTACGTTAATAATGCTGCAAACATGGCTCCCGAAGCACTTGCCAACTTACAGCAACTTATGACGGCTGCTGGTGGAGCTATTACCGATATGACTGCTTCTTGTCTCCAATATCTGCAAATTTTCAATGAAGGAATTCACTACTCATTCATTGCCTCTGTTGCAGCCATGCTTATTTCTCTTGTAATTTTCTTTGTTTCACAAAAAACATTCCCGAATCCAGCAAAGAAAGCTGCTGCGCAGAGTGTAACCTACACGGCAGAAGAAAAAGCTGCTATGGCTAAAGAAATTAAACAAAGAATGTATGCCTTGTTTGCAGTATTAGGTATAGTGATTTTCTTCTGGTTCTCGTTCCACCAGAATGGAATGTCTCTTTCATTCTTTGCCCGCGATTTCGTTGATTCTTCCGCAGTTGCCCCTGAAGTATGGCAAGCTATCAACCCATTTTTTGTCATCGTTCTTACCCCAATGATCATGGCTATCTTTGGATTCCTTGCAAGACGTGGTAGAGAAATCTCAACCCCAAGAAAGATCGCAATCGGTATGTTCATTGCAGGTTTGGCTTTCTTGTTCCTTGCAGTGTTCTCAATGATGAAAGGCTATCCTTCTGCAGACACTTTCAAAGGTCTTCCTATCGCAGAACAAATGGCAGCAAAAGCTCATTGGTGGGTTCTTATCGTTACTTACTTCTTCTTAACTGTTGCAGAGCTATTTATCTCTCCTCTAGGATTGTCATTCGTATCAAAAGTTGCTCCAAAGAGCATGCTTGGTTTGTGTCAAGGCCTGTGGCTTGCTGCTACCGCTCTTGGTAACCTTCTACTTTGGATTGGCCCGCTCATGTACAACGCATGGCCGATTTGGCAATGCTGGTCAGTATTCTTGATCGTATGTCTTGTATCTATGGGAGTTATGCTTGGTATGGTGAAATGGCTTGAAAGAGTTACAAAATAA
- a CDS encoding bifunctional ADP-dependent NAD(P)H-hydrate dehydratase/NAD(P)H-hydrate epimerase has product MLKNNKIFKTSDLQKLDKYTIENEPVTSLDLMERAATVFTEKLLIFFPNNHIFNILAGFGNNGGDGYVVARLLLKKGLNVKVFGLHGNSVLSPDCAVNRKRFIDMGGCYIEVKNPDNLQPDENSVLVDAIFGAGLNRPVTGFLGNVIHRINCLSHPVVAIDIPSGLMGEDNGENNGAIVKADYTFTFQFPKLAFMFPENVVYVGHWDVLDIRLHPAILREYPAAYYYLTEEVVASRLLIPEKFSHKGTLGNTLLIAGSYPMMGAAVLAAKGAIRSGTGLLSMHVPCKLKEVIHLSVPEALVEVDRNEFCFSGVDNLSRFQAVGIGPGIGTSPVTAEGIRQLLSVWQGKVVLDADALNLLASNSGLLELLPKGAVLTPHPKEFERLAGKSVNDFDRLNKLSTFARLHQVYVVLKGAHTIIATPEGECYFNMTGNPGMAKGGAGDVLTGIIAALLASGHSPLDAAVIGVYAHGLAGDLVVEEQGMRGVRAGDIADKLGLVWKKMETYNMAKQR; this is encoded by the coding sequence ATGTTGAAGAATAATAAAATTTTCAAGACTTCGGATTTACAAAAATTGGATAAATATACGATTGAGAATGAGCCGGTAACATCGTTGGATTTGATGGAGAGGGCAGCTACTGTTTTTACAGAAAAATTATTGATTTTTTTCCCCAATAACCATATTTTTAACATTCTGGCTGGTTTCGGAAATAACGGGGGTGACGGGTATGTCGTGGCAAGATTACTGTTAAAAAAAGGATTGAATGTCAAGGTATTCGGTTTGCATGGAAACAGTGTCCTATCTCCGGATTGTGCTGTGAACAGGAAACGATTCATTGATATGGGAGGATGTTATATTGAGGTGAAAAATCCAGATAATTTGCAGCCGGATGAAAATAGCGTGCTCGTGGATGCCATTTTCGGGGCCGGGTTAAACCGTCCAGTAACGGGATTTTTGGGAAATGTAATTCATCGGATAAATTGTTTGTCCCATCCGGTTGTGGCAATAGATATTCCATCCGGTTTGATGGGAGAGGATAACGGGGAAAATAACGGGGCGATCGTAAAAGCTGATTATACGTTTACTTTTCAATTTCCCAAGTTAGCCTTTATGTTTCCGGAAAATGTAGTTTACGTGGGGCATTGGGACGTGTTAGATATCCGTTTGCATCCGGCTATATTGCGGGAGTATCCTGCTGCTTATTATTATCTGACAGAAGAAGTGGTTGCATCCCGGTTATTGATACCTGAAAAGTTTTCTCATAAAGGAACTTTGGGTAATACCTTATTAATAGCGGGTTCTTATCCCATGATGGGGGCTGCCGTGTTGGCGGCCAAAGGGGCCATTCGATCCGGGACGGGACTACTTTCCATGCATGTTCCCTGTAAGTTGAAAGAAGTGATTCATCTTTCCGTGCCGGAAGCATTGGTTGAAGTGGATCGGAATGAATTTTGTTTTTCCGGTGTAGACAATCTTTCCCGTTTCCAAGCGGTTGGGATTGGTCCGGGGATCGGGACTTCACCTGTCACGGCAGAAGGAATTCGTCAACTGTTATCCGTATGGCAAGGAAAAGTTGTGTTGGATGCGGATGCTTTGAATTTGTTGGCGTCAAATTCCGGATTGTTAGAGCTGCTTCCCAAAGGAGCGGTACTAACTCCCCATCCGAAAGAATTTGAAAGATTAGCAGGAAAAAGTGTAAATGATTTTGATAGATTAAATAAATTAAGCACCTTTGCACGTCTACACCAAGTGTACGTCGTACTAAAAGGTGCACATACGATAATCGCCACTCCAGAGGGGGAATGTTATTTTAACATGACAGGTAATCCGGGAATGGCCAAGGGTGGGGCAGGAGACGTGTTGACGGGTATTATTGCGGCTTTACTGGCAAGTGGTCATTCTCCGTTGGATGCGGCTGTAATCGGGGTATATGCTCATGGTCTGGCTGGTGATTTGGTCGTGGAAGAACAGGGAATGAGAGGAGTGCGTGCCGGGGATATTGCCGATAAATTAGGTTTGGTGTGGAAAAAGATGGAAACATATAATATGGCTAAACAGCGATAG
- a CDS encoding chloride channel protein, translated as MAAINEKGLLGKFLVWRVRYIKEKQFIVMLSILVGIVTGLAGVVLKNMVHFTHMFFTERMQVDSGNLLFFIYPFIGILLTTLFVKFFVKEGISHGVTKVLYAISRRNSMIKPHNNYTSMIASTLTIGFGGSVGTEATIVLTGASIGSNLARLFRMNYKVMTLMIGCGAAGAIAGIFKAPIAGIVFTMEVLMLDLTMASLVPLMFTAITSYVVTFFLMGDGFVFSYQITDKFVMANFPYYVILGIFAGVLSVYFVRMNLRVEQFLGRIKQTWKRIAIGGALLGVIIFVFPPLYGEGYTALDDMMAGHSDKLLNNTYFFGFRGSAWMMILFVVGLIFVKVIATALTNGSGGVGGVFAPSLFTGGVAGYLLAMLINMSGIRIVEPSHFVLAGMAGTMSGVMKAPLTAMFLIAEISGGYALFLPLMLTSVISYLTSQGMEPYSIYARRLAMQGDLLTHNKDKAVLTLMKLDKVVETDFKTIEVDATLGDLVKVVSKSSRNLFPVLNSNQQLLGIVLLDDIRKVMFNQELYSKTYVRDFMTTPSVVIDINDSMEVVMKKFEDSKAWNLPVLQDHKYIGFVSKAKIFNTYRKVLIHFSDDE; from the coding sequence ATGGCGGCGATTAACGAAAAAGGGTTATTGGGAAAGTTTTTGGTGTGGCGTGTCCGCTACATCAAGGAAAAGCAATTTATTGTCATGTTGAGCATCCTGGTTGGTATTGTTACCGGGTTGGCGGGAGTTGTGCTGAAAAATATGGTACATTTTACTCATATGTTTTTCACGGAGCGGATGCAGGTGGATAGTGGTAACTTGCTTTTCTTTATATACCCTTTTATTGGAATATTGCTAACGACATTATTTGTGAAATTTTTTGTGAAAGAGGGAATCAGCCATGGTGTGACAAAGGTATTGTATGCTATTTCCCGCCGTAATAGTATGATCAAGCCGCACAACAACTATACCTCGATGATTGCCAGTACCCTGACCATCGGTTTCGGAGGATCGGTCGGGACGGAGGCTACCATCGTGTTGACCGGGGCATCCATCGGTTCGAATCTGGCACGTTTGTTTCGGATGAACTACAAGGTGATGACCTTGATGATCGGTTGTGGAGCGGCAGGTGCCATTGCCGGGATCTTTAAAGCCCCGATTGCCGGAATTGTATTCACGATGGAAGTGTTGATGCTTGATCTGACGATGGCCTCATTGGTACCGTTGATGTTCACGGCTATTACCTCGTATGTGGTTACATTCTTCCTCATGGGGGATGGTTTCGTGTTTTCTTATCAGATCACGGATAAATTCGTGATGGCCAATTTCCCTTACTACGTTATACTGGGAATCTTTGCCGGGGTGTTGTCCGTGTATTTTGTTCGGATGAATCTCCGGGTAGAACAATTTCTAGGGCGTATCAAGCAAACATGGAAAAGAATAGCTATCGGTGGAGCTTTATTAGGTGTCATTATTTTCGTGTTTCCCCCTCTATACGGTGAAGGTTACACGGCTTTGGATGACATGATGGCTGGACATTCCGATAAATTATTGAATAATACTTATTTCTTCGGTTTTCGGGGTAGTGCCTGGATGATGATCCTTTTCGTGGTTGGGTTGATATTCGTAAAAGTGATTGCCACTGCCTTAACCAATGGTAGTGGGGGTGTTGGTGGTGTTTTTGCACCGAGTTTGTTCACTGGTGGTGTTGCCGGGTATTTGTTGGCGATGTTGATTAATATGAGTGGAATCCGTATCGTGGAACCCAGTCATTTCGTCTTGGCGGGAATGGCGGGAACAATGTCCGGGGTAATGAAAGCCCCGTTAACAGCCATGTTCTTGATTGCCGAGATTTCGGGAGGTTATGCCTTATTCTTACCTTTGATGCTGACCTCGGTTATTTCTTACCTGACCAGCCAAGGGATGGAACCTTATTCTATTTATGCCCGTCGTTTGGCCATGCAGGGAGACTTGTTGACTCACAATAAGGATAAAGCTGTGTTGACTTTGATGAAATTGGACAAGGTGGTGGAAACGGATTTCAAGACGATCGAAGTGGATGCGACATTAGGTGATCTGGTAAAGGTAGTTTCGAAATCAAGCCGGAATCTATTCCCTGTATTGAATTCCAACCAGCAATTACTGGGGATCGTCTTGCTGGATGATATTCGTAAAGTGATGTTTAATCAGGAATTGTATTCGAAAACCTACGTGCGGGATTTTATGACAACGCCTTCCGTGGTGATTGACATTAATGACTCGATGGAGGTAGTCATGAAGAAATTTGAGGATTCGAAAGCGTGGAATCTACCCGTCCTTCAAGATCATAAATATATTGGTTTTGTTTCTAAAGCGAAGATATTCAACACGTATCGAAAAGTGTTGATTCACTTCTCCGATGATGAATAG